A window from Blastocatellia bacterium encodes these proteins:
- the greA gene encoding transcription elongation factor GreA — translation MTLKIREKLEAEMRALENELKFDLPRELQKALEHGDLRENSEYQSALQRQEFVRARIAQIRKQLSDLSMINLNKLPRDRAAYGSIVTVRDIETGETITYRLVIGDEVDPERGLISISSPIGASLVGRQEGDEVTVQTPARVRHLEVIRLVTLHDQVADGADEGAS, via the coding sequence ATGACCTTGAAGATTCGGGAAAAATTGGAAGCAGAAATGCGTGCGCTCGAGAACGAGCTGAAGTTCGACCTCCCGCGCGAGCTGCAAAAAGCCCTGGAGCACGGAGACTTGCGGGAAAACTCAGAGTATCAATCGGCCCTTCAGCGGCAGGAGTTTGTACGCGCGCGCATCGCTCAGATTCGGAAGCAGCTTTCCGATCTCTCGATGATCAACCTGAATAAGCTTCCGCGGGATCGGGCGGCGTATGGTTCGATCGTAACTGTGCGGGATATCGAGACAGGGGAGACGATCACCTATCGACTAGTCATCGGGGATGAGGTTGATCCTGAAAGGGGGCTGATCTCAATTTCCTCTCCGATCGGGGCCAGCCTTGTGGGGAGACAGGAGGGAGATGAAGTAACGGTGCAAACACCGGCTCGAGTTCGCCACCTGGAAGTCATTCGGCTGGTGACGCTTCATGACCAGGTGGCTGATGGGGCGGACGAGGGGGCCAGTTAG
- the thiC gene encoding phosphomethylpyrimidine synthase ThiC encodes MSLETLNSLSFPASRKVYIEGSLHKVRVPLREIRLTSGASRGGEHESPVLRVYDTTGPYTDPDYVVNPGRGLNPIRLPWIMERDDVITLERRSRKDFDPHHYPEGSRRPPLRAKPGARVTQMYYARRGIITPEMEFVALRENALREEWERHPFRRRSHQGESFGAIIPERITPEFVREEVARGRAIIPANINHPELEPMIIGRNFLVKVNANIGNSIIRSSIEEELDKLLWAIRWGADTVMDLSTGKDIYATREWILRNSPVPIGTVPIYEALEKVGGLPEELTWEIYRDTLIEQAEQGVDYFTIHAGVRLAHIPLTASRVTGIVSRGGSIIAKWCLAHHQENFLYTHFREICEIVAAYDVSLSLGDGLRPGSIADANDAAQFAELETLGELTKIAWEMDCQVMIEGPGHIPMHLIKENVDRELAICQEAPFYTLGPLVTDIAPGYDHITSAIGAAMIGWYGAAMLCYVTPKEHLGLPDKEDVRDGVIAYRIAAHAADLAKGHPGAQLRDDVLSKARFEFRWNDQFNLALDPERARQFHDETLPSEAAKLAHFCSMCGPKFCSMQITQELREYAAQKGISETEALTLGMTEKSQEFLSRGGDLYIAERVGEGST; translated from the coding sequence ATGTCGCTCGAGACTTTGAACTCCCTCTCCTTCCCTGCCTCTCGAAAGGTCTATATTGAGGGTTCCCTTCACAAGGTCCGCGTGCCGCTCAGAGAGATCCGCCTCACGTCCGGTGCTTCCCGCGGAGGTGAGCATGAGAGTCCTGTCCTACGCGTCTATGATACAACCGGACCCTATACCGATCCGGACTATGTCGTCAATCCCGGTCGGGGACTCAACCCCATCCGCCTTCCCTGGATCATGGAGCGGGATGATGTTATCACTCTCGAAAGGCGTTCCCGCAAGGATTTTGATCCACACCATTACCCCGAGGGCTCCCGTCGTCCTCCCCTGCGGGCAAAGCCCGGAGCACGCGTAACGCAGATGTACTACGCCCGCCGCGGCATCATCACACCAGAAATGGAATTCGTTGCCCTCAGGGAAAACGCCCTGCGCGAGGAGTGGGAGAGACATCCCTTTCGTCGCCGCTCCCATCAAGGAGAATCCTTTGGCGCCATCATCCCTGAAAGAATCACTCCAGAATTCGTACGTGAAGAGGTGGCCCGTGGCCGTGCCATCATCCCCGCCAATATCAATCACCCCGAACTGGAACCCATGATCATCGGCCGAAACTTTCTGGTTAAGGTCAACGCCAACATCGGCAACTCCATCATTCGTTCGTCCATCGAGGAGGAACTCGATAAGTTGCTCTGGGCCATTCGGTGGGGGGCGGACACTGTCATGGATCTCTCGACGGGGAAGGATATTTATGCCACGCGGGAATGGATTCTGCGTAATTCCCCTGTCCCTATTGGGACCGTCCCCATTTACGAGGCTCTGGAAAAAGTCGGCGGTCTCCCCGAAGAGTTGACCTGGGAAATCTATCGGGACACCCTCATTGAGCAAGCTGAGCAGGGGGTGGACTACTTCACGATTCACGCCGGTGTTCGCCTCGCTCACATTCCACTCACAGCCAGTCGGGTGACCGGCATCGTTTCTCGCGGTGGTTCAATCATCGCCAAATGGTGCCTTGCCCACCACCAGGAGAATTTCCTCTACACTCATTTCCGTGAAATCTGCGAGATCGTGGCCGCCTATGATGTCTCGTTATCCCTCGGCGACGGACTACGTCCAGGCTCCATCGCAGATGCTAACGACGCGGCCCAGTTCGCTGAACTGGAGACTCTCGGCGAGCTGACGAAGATCGCCTGGGAGATGGACTGCCAGGTCATGATCGAGGGACCCGGCCACATTCCCATGCATTTGATCAAGGAAAACGTTGACCGTGAGCTTGCCATCTGCCAGGAGGCTCCCTTCTATACCCTTGGGCCTCTTGTGACGGACATCGCCCCGGGATACGACCACATCACCAGCGCTATTGGAGCAGCCATGATCGGCTGGTATGGGGCCGCCATGTTATGCTACGTCACACCCAAAGAGCATCTCGGCCTGCCCGATAAGGAGGATGTTCGTGATGGTGTGATTGCCTATCGCATCGCCGCACACGCCGCCGATCTCGCCAAAGGTCATCCCGGGGCTCAACTGCGCGATGACGTTCTCTCAAAGGCGCGCTTCGAATTCCGCTGGAACGATCAGTTTAACCTTGCGCTGGACCCCGAACGAGCGCGTCAGTTCCACGACGAAACTCTCCCCTCGGAAGCCGCCAAGCTAGCCCATTTTTGCTCGATGTGCGGCCCGAAATTCTGCTCCATGCAAATTACCCAGGAACTTCGTGAATATGCCGCGCAAAAAGGAATCAGTGAAACAGAAGCGCTCACTCTTGGAATGACGGAGAAATCCCAGGAGTTCCTGTCTCGTGGAGGGGATCTCTACATTGCCGAAAGAGTCGGCGAAGGGTCAACCTAA
- a CDS encoding S41 family peptidase: MRIKISVLVISVIVAFYIIVGGLLPRYGVIASNNDPYSQLTIFQEVLSRIVSDYVDEPDLEKVRLGALRGLAEGLDPYSAYLSPAQVKRMTSGVPAGEGESGLIVSKVAGYLYVVSVIPGSPAATIGLSAGDVIEFVAGKATRDLSLYEAKDLLVGPVGTEVELRAFRGGRSETFKLKLEALRPRRPEGKVLEAGVGYLRLGSLEEGEADLIKSELMALQARGVDRLILDVRGVATGKLSEAVRIANFFVGSGVLVKMVGREGRVRETIEADPHQVIFRKPLIVLIDRSTAGPAEVLAAAIGENKRGELVGERTFGIGGEQELFRLRDGGALYITTVKYASPTGRPIMGATSATSGVQPTIEVRRPDRGMSPEELEEREELPPSEQRLPRQPSAQAEDIQLKRALEIIRSK, from the coding sequence ATGAGAATTAAAATCAGCGTGCTGGTGATTTCCGTCATTGTGGCATTCTACATCATCGTGGGTGGGTTACTGCCGCGCTATGGTGTGATTGCGAGCAACAATGATCCCTACTCTCAGCTCACGATATTCCAGGAGGTTTTGAGTCGGATTGTGAGCGATTACGTTGACGAGCCCGATCTGGAGAAGGTCCGGTTGGGAGCGTTGCGTGGTCTTGCAGAGGGACTTGATCCCTACAGTGCCTATCTATCTCCCGCTCAGGTGAAGCGGATGACGTCCGGTGTCCCTGCGGGGGAAGGAGAGAGTGGTTTGATCGTGTCTAAAGTGGCTGGCTATCTCTACGTCGTCTCTGTGATTCCGGGATCACCAGCGGCAACTATTGGGCTATCGGCCGGAGATGTCATCGAGTTCGTTGCCGGAAAAGCAACTCGTGACTTAAGCCTCTATGAAGCGAAGGATCTGCTTGTCGGTCCAGTGGGGACTGAGGTTGAACTCAGGGCTTTCCGGGGGGGGCGGTCGGAAACTTTTAAACTCAAACTTGAAGCTCTTCGACCAAGACGACCTGAAGGAAAGGTTCTGGAGGCCGGCGTCGGGTATCTGAGGCTTGGATCGCTAGAGGAAGGAGAAGCCGATTTGATCAAGTCAGAGCTTATGGCGCTTCAGGCTCGTGGCGTGGATCGGCTAATTTTAGATGTTCGAGGTGTGGCTACGGGGAAGCTGTCAGAGGCTGTGAGAATTGCGAATTTCTTTGTGGGAAGTGGGGTGTTGGTGAAAATGGTTGGTCGTGAAGGGCGTGTTCGTGAGACGATCGAGGCAGATCCACATCAGGTCATTTTCCGCAAGCCCCTTATTGTTCTCATTGATCGAAGCACAGCGGGACCGGCTGAAGTTCTGGCTGCAGCCATTGGGGAAAACAAAAGAGGGGAACTTGTTGGAGAACGAACCTTTGGCATCGGTGGAGAACAAGAGCTCTTTCGATTGCGGGATGGAGGTGCCCTCTACATTACCACCGTTAAGTACGCATCTCCTACCGGGCGACCGATCATGGGTGCCACATCGGCGACAAGTGGAGTTCAGCCGACGATCGAAGTTCGACGTCCCGATCGTGGGATGAGCCCGGAAGAGCTGGAAGAACGTGAGGAACTGCCTCCTTCGGAGCAACGTTTACCCCGGCAGCCATCGGCTCAGGCAGAAGATATTCAACTTAAGAGAGCCCTGGAGATTATTCGTTCAAAGTGA
- a CDS encoding NUDIX domain-containing protein: MKKRGKGMATKKRSAGLLPFRKVSGTIEVLLVHPGGPFWVKKDEGAWSIPKGEIEGNEDPQVAARREFEEEVGGMVVGDMIALEPVRLPGGKLVYAWAVEMDLEPSRVKSNTFTMEWPPKSGKIAEFPEIDRAEWFTLDVARRKIVKGQVSFLDQLERILIGGRGNL; the protein is encoded by the coding sequence ATGAAAAAGCGGGGCAAGGGCATGGCGACAAAGAAAAGGAGCGCGGGGTTACTTCCTTTCCGGAAAGTTTCTGGGACCATTGAGGTACTGTTGGTTCATCCTGGGGGTCCGTTCTGGGTGAAGAAGGACGAAGGCGCGTGGTCCATTCCCAAGGGTGAGATTGAAGGTAATGAGGACCCTCAGGTTGCAGCAAGGCGTGAGTTCGAAGAGGAGGTAGGGGGTATGGTCGTCGGAGACATGATCGCGTTGGAACCGGTCCGCCTGCCGGGAGGAAAACTGGTTTATGCCTGGGCTGTCGAAATGGATTTGGAGCCCTCGAGAGTCAAGAGCAACACCTTCACGATGGAATGGCCACCGAAGTCTGGAAAGATAGCAGAATTTCCCGAGATAGACAGGGCCGAATGGTTCACGCTCGATGTTGCTCGGCGGAAAATCGTAAAAGGTCAGGTTAGTTTCCTTGACCAGCTGGAAAGGATACTCATAGGGGGAAGGGGAAACCTGTAG
- the lpxK gene encoding tetraacyldisaccharide 4'-kinase: MMDTWARYQSLVPKPIRVLLSRLYQIAACTRLSLYQQGYLKSKRVSKPVVSVGNLTLGGTGKTPFVEYLARLLQQAGYRTAVISRGYGRQGSHPLLVSDGSHILHPDPNISGDEPLLLAQHLHGSVIAVGSSRYQTIQLVEATSPCDIYLLDDGFQHLQIERTADIVLVDATNPFGDFAFPPQGTLREPVHSLARASAVVITRADRPFDQFSLEHTIRTIAPAAPIFYSYHEMTDVYDPLTGNRLPPQKLSGLTVLAVCSIGNPFLFYEDLCHFQARVIRFVSFRDHHRYTPGDVKHLLQEAERSRCQMIVTTEKDWIRLRQVISTPVQVPIYVSRIQAHLDDEARFRQFLLSHLHSSTNLFSV; this comes from the coding sequence ATGATGGACACCTGGGCACGGTATCAATCCCTCGTCCCAAAGCCAATTCGTGTCTTGCTTTCCCGCCTCTATCAAATAGCCGCGTGCACCCGGCTCAGCCTCTATCAACAGGGGTACCTCAAGTCCAAGCGAGTATCTAAACCTGTTGTCAGTGTCGGCAATCTGACTCTCGGAGGGACGGGTAAGACTCCCTTTGTGGAATACCTTGCACGGTTGTTGCAACAGGCAGGGTACCGAACTGCCGTTATCAGTCGCGGATATGGACGCCAGGGTTCCCACCCCCTGCTCGTCTCCGACGGCTCCCACATTCTCCACCCCGATCCCAATATAAGCGGCGATGAACCCCTGCTCCTCGCCCAGCACCTGCACGGCTCCGTGATCGCCGTCGGGTCAAGCCGCTATCAGACGATCCAGCTTGTTGAAGCTACTTCTCCCTGCGACATCTATCTCCTCGACGATGGTTTCCAGCACCTCCAAATCGAGCGCACTGCTGACATTGTTTTAGTTGATGCCACCAACCCCTTCGGTGACTTCGCTTTTCCGCCACAGGGAACACTCCGGGAGCCAGTCCACAGCCTTGCCCGAGCTAGTGCCGTTGTCATTACCCGCGCCGACAGACCCTTTGACCAATTCAGCCTTGAGCATACAATTCGGACTATCGCCCCTGCTGCCCCCATCTTCTATAGCTACCATGAAATGACAGACGTTTACGATCCGCTTACCGGAAATCGCCTCCCTCCCCAGAAGCTCTCCGGTCTTACCGTCCTCGCCGTTTGTTCAATTGGAAATCCATTCCTGTTTTACGAAGACCTCTGTCACTTTCAAGCTCGCGTCATTCGCTTCGTTTCCTTTCGTGACCATCACCGGTACACTCCGGGTGACGTCAAACATCTTCTACAGGAGGCGGAACGATCTCGCTGTCAAATGATTGTTACAACGGAAAAGGATTGGATTCGTCTCCGACAGGTCATTTCCACACCAGTCCAAGTACCGATTTATGTCAGCCGAATCCAAGCCCACCTTGACGATGAAGCCCGGTTCCGACAGTTCCTGCTGTCCCACCTTCACTCATCAACCAACCTTTTCTCAGTCTGA
- a CDS encoding 3-deoxy-D-manno-octulosonic acid transferase, producing MIFWLYSALLTCAAVLLAPRALLRAQRRKDALPDLRHRLGFLPPLGPGAPTIWIHAVSVGEVLSTQPLVEKLRANLSPLRLVISTVTATGQQIARNLYSQDAITVYFPFDWAFSVRRALDRINPDLVLIMETEIWPRFLHECRQRGISVILINGRISQRSFNGYRRLGRFAARILNDFSYLLMQSEEDASRVLALGADPKRVVVVGNMKWDVSVSPEEEKKLGELSHLFSLSEQSSVIVAASTAEGEEEIILSAFKKLLENSSSLRTSRLVIAPRRPERFDHVGRIIRASGLSFARRTRTTSPSPDTTVILLDTLGELPAFYHIASVAVLGGSLLGSARHNIAEPLLRGCPVIVGPGFPESAIPKWPETAGDLPPVTRLAPASRSRSEDLASALATAISLYFPASRNGPLHQLAWFARRYYQGATERCLAYITAALTSRHPSGMNRYSSEPMTRG from the coding sequence ATGATCTTTTGGCTCTACAGCGCGCTCCTTACGTGTGCTGCGGTGCTTCTGGCTCCCCGGGCGCTGCTTCGAGCCCAGCGCCGGAAGGACGCCCTTCCGGATCTTCGTCACCGGCTGGGATTTCTCCCCCCACTCGGGCCCGGGGCCCCAACGATCTGGATCCACGCCGTCTCCGTCGGCGAGGTCCTATCCACGCAGCCGCTTGTGGAAAAGCTTCGCGCCAACCTCAGTCCCCTGCGGCTTGTCATCTCCACCGTAACAGCCACCGGCCAGCAAATCGCACGCAATCTCTACAGCCAGGACGCCATCACCGTCTACTTCCCTTTCGATTGGGCATTCTCTGTCCGACGTGCTCTGGATCGCATTAATCCGGATCTCGTCCTCATCATGGAAACGGAAATATGGCCGCGGTTCCTCCACGAATGCCGACAGCGCGGCATTTCCGTGATCCTGATCAACGGGAGGATCTCTCAGCGTTCATTCAACGGGTACCGCCGGCTCGGGCGGTTTGCGGCGCGGATCCTGAACGACTTCTCCTACCTGCTCATGCAATCTGAAGAAGATGCCAGCCGAGTTCTCGCCTTGGGCGCCGATCCGAAACGGGTGGTCGTCGTCGGCAATATGAAATGGGATGTGTCCGTTTCGCCTGAGGAGGAGAAAAAGCTCGGCGAACTCTCTCACCTCTTCTCCCTCTCTGAACAATCCTCAGTCATCGTCGCGGCCAGCACAGCCGAAGGGGAAGAGGAAATCATTCTCTCGGCCTTCAAGAAGCTCCTGGAGAACTCATCGTCTCTTCGCACTTCACGACTCGTGATTGCGCCACGGCGGCCCGAACGGTTCGACCACGTTGGACGGATCATTCGGGCATCCGGCCTCTCCTTTGCCCGTCGGACTCGCACAACCTCCCCTTCTCCTGATACGACCGTAATTCTCCTCGATACACTGGGAGAGTTACCCGCCTTCTACCACATCGCCTCGGTTGCCGTTCTTGGTGGCTCGCTCCTCGGCTCCGCCCGTCATAACATCGCAGAACCCTTGCTCCGAGGATGCCCCGTCATCGTCGGACCGGGATTTCCAGAATCTGCTATTCCGAAATGGCCGGAGACAGCAGGAGATCTTCCGCCCGTTACCCGACTCGCTCCCGCCAGCCGGTCTCGATCTGAGGATCTCGCAAGCGCGCTCGCAACAGCAATATCTCTCTATTTCCCCGCCTCGAGGAATGGACCGCTCCATCAACTGGCCTGGTTCGCACGGAGGTACTACCAGGGAGCTACGGAAAGATGCCTTGCTTATATAACCGCCGCCCTCACTTCCCGACACCCTTCCGGAATGAATCGCTATAGCTCCGAACCAATGACCAGAGGCTGA
- the ppdK gene encoding pyruvate, phosphate dikinase, translating into MKKYVYFFGDGKAEGSARLRDLLGGKGAGLAEMTNAGLPVPPGFTITTEACRVYYERGGNLTDEIEHQMREALQRLEQLRGERLGDSERPLLVSVRSGAKFSMPGMMDTILNLGLNDETVEALARRTSDRRFAFDCYRRFIQMFGNVVMGIDKQAFEHLLQNQKEKRGAIQDVDLSADDLHELTIAFKKLVEERTGRPFPQDPYIQLKEARDAVFRSWNNERAVTYRQIHHIPHDLGTAVTVQAMVFGNMGERSGSGVGFTRNPATGEKALFGEFLFNAQGEDVVAGIRTPLPLSELKTRMPDVYDQLQEIAERLERHYHDMQDFEFTVQEGQLFMLQTRSGKRTGYAAVRIACEFIEEGLVSEEEALRLIEAQSLNQLLHPAFERSARVSAKVIGRGLPSSPGAAAGRIALTANQALRFRRDGFPVILVRTETSPDDIAGMQAAEGFLTARGGATSHAAVVGRQMGKPAVVGCADLVVDETNRVIRLKETLLHEGDVISLDGTTGEVLLGEIRKSDSEILQVIRGQLDPASSPLYQYFNRIMTISKRVKKLGVRANADTPEDARLARALGAEGIGLCRTEHMFFGPDRLPWMQSMILATTPAQRREALQHLLPMQRSDFAAIFREMDGLPVTIRLLDPPLHEFLPRREQLLSDIASARSKGETTVVSHLERILSRVEELHEFNPMLGLRGCRLGILYPEVTEMQARAIFEAACQVTKEGAHPIVEIMVPLVSTAGELQRQREIIQRVAHDVFAEQGITLPYLVGTMIELPRASLLADEIARSAEFFSFGTNDLTQTTFGLSRDDTTAVIEHYLKIGILESDPFSTLDSKGVGELIKIGVERGRRTRADLKTGICGEHGGDPKSIELCHHIGLDYVSCSPYRIPIAILAAAQASVTELAAVVE; encoded by the coding sequence ATGAAAAAGTATGTTTATTTCTTTGGCGACGGAAAAGCCGAGGGATCTGCTCGGTTGCGCGACCTATTGGGGGGAAAGGGAGCAGGCCTGGCGGAGATGACAAACGCCGGCCTCCCGGTTCCACCAGGATTTACGATCACAACCGAGGCATGCCGTGTCTATTATGAGAGAGGGGGTAACCTGACGGACGAGATTGAGCATCAGATGCGTGAAGCCCTTCAACGCCTCGAACAACTGCGCGGTGAACGGCTGGGAGATTCGGAGAGACCCCTACTGGTATCGGTCCGGTCGGGGGCAAAGTTCAGCATGCCGGGAATGATGGATACCATCCTGAACCTCGGCCTCAATGACGAGACCGTGGAGGCCCTGGCGCGGAGAACTTCTGACCGCCGCTTCGCCTTCGATTGCTATCGCCGTTTCATTCAAATGTTCGGTAACGTGGTGATGGGGATAGATAAACAGGCGTTCGAGCATTTGCTCCAAAATCAGAAGGAGAAGCGCGGCGCGATCCAGGACGTTGATTTATCGGCTGACGACCTGCATGAGCTGACTATTGCCTTTAAAAAGCTCGTGGAGGAAAGGACGGGCCGACCTTTCCCACAGGATCCTTACATACAGCTCAAAGAAGCCAGGGATGCCGTCTTCCGATCCTGGAACAACGAACGGGCTGTTACATACCGCCAAATCCACCACATCCCCCATGATCTCGGCACCGCAGTGACAGTCCAGGCGATGGTCTTCGGTAACATGGGTGAGCGCAGCGGCTCGGGTGTGGGATTCACACGAAATCCCGCGACGGGTGAAAAGGCCCTGTTCGGCGAGTTTCTGTTTAATGCTCAAGGCGAGGATGTCGTCGCCGGTATCAGGACTCCCCTTCCCCTTTCTGAACTCAAAACGCGAATGCCCGACGTTTATGACCAGCTTCAGGAGATTGCCGAGCGACTGGAACGTCACTATCACGATATGCAGGACTTTGAATTCACCGTTCAAGAAGGACAGCTCTTCATGCTACAAACCCGAAGCGGTAAGAGGACGGGTTACGCGGCTGTCCGCATTGCTTGTGAGTTTATTGAGGAGGGACTGGTTTCTGAGGAGGAGGCGCTTCGGTTGATCGAGGCTCAGTCGTTGAACCAGTTGCTGCACCCGGCATTTGAGAGGTCGGCGAGGGTTTCGGCTAAGGTTATCGGACGCGGATTACCGTCATCCCCTGGCGCTGCTGCTGGCCGAATTGCTCTCACGGCCAATCAAGCCCTTCGCTTCCGCCGGGATGGCTTCCCCGTTATCCTCGTTCGCACTGAAACATCCCCCGACGATATCGCGGGAATGCAAGCTGCTGAAGGCTTCCTCACCGCCCGTGGGGGAGCAACCTCACATGCTGCCGTCGTCGGTCGCCAGATGGGTAAGCCCGCTGTCGTTGGATGCGCTGATCTTGTCGTGGACGAAACCAATAGAGTAATTCGCCTCAAAGAGACCCTCCTCCACGAAGGAGATGTGATCTCTCTCGACGGGACAACCGGTGAGGTTCTACTGGGCGAAATTCGTAAATCGGATTCGGAAATCCTCCAGGTCATCCGAGGTCAGCTCGACCCCGCATCCTCCCCTCTCTATCAATACTTCAATCGAATCATGACCATCTCAAAAAGAGTCAAGAAACTCGGCGTCCGTGCCAACGCCGATACTCCCGAAGATGCTCGCCTGGCCCGCGCTCTCGGGGCCGAAGGGATTGGCCTCTGTCGTACGGAACACATGTTCTTTGGACCTGACCGGCTCCCCTGGATGCAGTCCATGATCCTGGCCACAACCCCCGCGCAGCGCCGTGAGGCTCTTCAACACCTTTTGCCGATGCAGCGATCCGATTTCGCTGCCATTTTCAGAGAAATGGATGGACTGCCCGTGACGATTCGCCTCCTCGATCCTCCTTTACACGAATTCCTCCCACGGCGAGAGCAGCTTCTCTCCGATATCGCATCTGCTCGATCCAAGGGAGAAACGACCGTCGTCTCCCACCTGGAGAGGATTCTCAGCCGCGTCGAAGAACTACATGAGTTCAATCCCATGCTTGGCCTGCGGGGATGCCGATTGGGCATCCTTTACCCAGAAGTCACCGAAATGCAGGCTCGGGCTATCTTTGAGGCCGCCTGTCAAGTCACTAAAGAGGGTGCTCACCCCATCGTGGAGATAATGGTTCCCCTCGTCAGCACGGCGGGCGAACTCCAACGCCAGAGGGAGATCATTCAGCGGGTCGCTCATGACGTATTCGCCGAGCAAGGAATAACGCTGCCCTACCTCGTCGGGACAATGATCGAACTACCACGAGCTTCTCTGCTCGCCGATGAGATCGCCCGGAGCGCAGAGTTCTTCAGCTTTGGAACGAACGATCTGACGCAAACGACCTTCGGCCTTTCCCGCGATGATACGACGGCCGTCATCGAACACTATTTGAAGATCGGTATCCTCGAATCAGATCCTTTCTCAACGCTCGACTCGAAGGGAGTGGGTGAGCTGATTAAAATCGGAGTCGAACGAGGTCGTCGTACTCGTGCCGATCTCAAAACCGGGATCTGCGGAGAACATGGTGGTGATCCGAAAAGTATCGAACTTTGCCACCACATCGGTCTCGATTATGTGAGCTGCTCTCCCTACCGAATTCCCATCGCTATCCTTGCTGCCGCACAGGCGTCTGTGACCGAGCTTGCTGCCGTCGTCGAGTAG
- the recO gene encoding DNA repair protein RecO produces the protein MPLRESDAFVLITYPMGEADKVAVMFTREFGKIRAVARGARRPKSLFGASLEPLSEVHVSFFEKETRELVSLRRCELLMSPFERACTPEGELFLHHIGEVTDRFQPLSEPNDRIYRLLKAIVETFRSAPDLNRLSAYFDIWMLKLSGFLGHWDRCLRCQHPYRTKEEILVGADGTTFCQKCPPPVQYLTVGEDVRQAIEQISRLDPLSWTEQEVSPTAMQKIKQLAHLLITTILEHHLRTEIIFIAYHRNERRMER, from the coding sequence ATGCCGCTTAGGGAGAGCGACGCCTTTGTCCTCATCACATATCCTATGGGCGAAGCCGATAAAGTTGCCGTGATGTTTACCCGAGAGTTCGGGAAAATTCGTGCCGTCGCACGAGGGGCGCGGCGACCGAAAAGCCTCTTTGGGGCGAGCTTGGAGCCGTTGAGCGAAGTCCACGTGTCCTTCTTCGAAAAGGAAACACGAGAACTCGTCTCCCTTCGCCGGTGCGAGCTTCTGATGTCTCCCTTTGAGCGCGCTTGCACTCCAGAAGGGGAACTCTTCCTTCACCACATCGGCGAAGTAACCGATCGCTTTCAGCCTCTGTCAGAACCCAACGACCGCATCTATCGCCTTCTCAAAGCCATTGTCGAAACTTTTCGCTCAGCTCCTGACCTCAACCGGCTAAGTGCCTATTTCGACATCTGGATGCTTAAGCTCAGCGGCTTCCTCGGACACTGGGATAGATGCCTCCGCTGTCAGCACCCCTATCGAACAAAAGAAGAAATTCTCGTTGGCGCTGATGGGACGACCTTCTGCCAGAAGTGCCCTCCACCGGTACAGTACCTGACTGTTGGCGAGGATGTGCGGCAGGCCATTGAGCAAATTTCTCGCCTCGATCCGTTGAGCTGGACCGAACAGGAAGTGAGTCCAACGGCGATGCAGAAGATCAAGCAACTCGCCCACCTTTTGATCACCACGATTCTTGAGCATCACCTGAGGACTGAGATAATATTCATTGCTTATCATCGAAACGAGAGGAGAATGGAGAGATGA